Below is a genomic region from Anaerolineales bacterium.
TCTTCGTTGAAAAGACGCGCCAGATTGACGATCACGTTATCGTCCAGGTCGATCACCATGTCCGTGTTCTTCACGTCGTGAATCCAGGGCACGTGCTTGTCGCCGATGCCTTCGATGCGGTGGGCGCCGAAGCCGTTTTCCAACAGCGTCGGGCACTGCAGCGCTTCGCCGGCCGCGACCTTGCTGTCCGGGAATAGCTGCTTCAAGTAATCGCCGCAGGCGATCGTACCCGCCGAGCCCGTGGTCAGCACGACGCCGCGGTAGCGATCCTTCGAACCGAGTTCCCGCTCCAGGACTTCCTGCATGGCGTGCCCGGTGATCTCGTAATGCCACAGGTAGTTGCCGAACTCCTCGAACTGGTTGAAGATCACCAGATCCTCGCCGGACTGGCGCAGCTCCCAGCATTTATCGAAGATTTCCTTGACGTTCGATTCGCTCCCCGGCGTCTTGATCACTTCGCCGGCCACACTGGCCAACCAGTCGAAACGCTCCTTGCTCATGCCTTCCGGCAGGATGGCCACGGACTCACATGCCAACAGCGTCGAATCATAGGCCCCACCGCGGCAGTAATTCCCGGTCGAAGGCCAGACGGCCTTCTGCGTCGTGGGATCGAACTGCCCCGTCACCAGCCGCGGCACCAGGCAGCCGAAGGCCGCGCCGACTTTGTGCGCGCCGGTCGGGAACCATTTACCCACCAGGGCGATGATGCGTGCATCGACCCCCGTCAGGCTTTTGGGCAGTTCCAGCGTGTTCACACCGTCGAATCCGCCGCCCTTCGGCTGCGGATCGTTCTTCCAGGTGATGCGGAACAGATTCTGTGGGACGATGTCCCACAAGCCGATACCCTTCAATTCCTTCTTGATCCGCTCGGGCATCAAGTCCGGATTCTTCATCATGGCGAACGTGGGAATGACGATGTTGCGCTCCCGTGCACGTTCGATCGTTCTCGCCAGGCTTTCTTCATGAACCGTTAGATCGATCATGTCCTCGACTTCTCCTTTTACCGGCTACTTCTCACCCTCGTCCGGAGCCTGGCGTACGATGTACAGCGGGCGGTCACGCGCCTCGTCGTACAAACGCCCCAGGTATTCCCCGATGATGCCCAGTGAAATCAACTGTACGCCGCCCAGAAAGAGCACGGCGATCAAGGTCGTAGCCTGGCCGAAAAAAGCCTGGTTTCCCGCCAGGCGCAGCGCGATCACGACGGGAATCGCCAGCGCGCTCACACCGGCACAAACGAATCCAATGTAAGTCGCCAATTGAAGCGGGAAGTAGGAGAAACTGGTGATGGCGTTGATCGCCAGGCGGAACATCTTGCTGAAGGGATACTTGGTCTCTCCCGCAAAACGAGCGGCACGTTCGTAGGGCACGCCGATCTGGCGGAAACCGACCCAGACGGTCATGCCCCGCGGGAAACGGTGCTTCTCGCGCATGCGGTTCAGGGTATTCACGACTTTGCGGTCCAGCAAACGGAAATCGCCGGCGTCGAGGGGCAGATTAACGTCGGTGATGCGGTTGATCAGGCGGTAGAAAATCGAAGCGGTCAATTTTTTAAACAGGGTCTCGCCCTGCCGGCGTTCCCGCACGGCGTAGACGACCTCGTATCCCTGGCGCCATTTGTCGATCAAGTCGGGGATCACTTCCGGCGGATCCTGCAGGTCGGCGTCCATCACGATCACCGCCGCCCCCCGGCTGTAATCCAAACCGGCGGTCAGCGCGATCTGATGGCCGAAATTGCGGGCGAAGATCACCGGGCGCACGTGCGCGTCCTCTTCGGCCAGGGATTGCATCACTTCCGTGGAGCCGTCCGTGCTGCCGTCATCCACGAGTACGAGCTCCCAGGCCGCGCCCAACGAATCCATCGCCTTGTGCACGCGCTGATAGAGCTCGGGCAGGGATTCGACTTCGTTGTACACAGGCACTGCGATCGTGTAGGTCACAGACTCCCCGCTTTTCGTCACGCGCCCCTCTCCTTCCCTACGCGGCATCCAAAACCCGCCTTAATTCTCCAAGATCGGGTTGAATGACCACGGGTTCGCCTGCAGCCTGCATGGCTGCGGGAATGTCCTTCAGACCGTTGCCTGTGTTGAGTACCACGATGCGGTCCCGGGAATCGACCAAACCCTGCGCCACGGCTTGCACCAAACCGGCGTACGCCGTCGCTCCGGCGGGTTCGGCGAACACACCCGCCTGGCGGGCGAGATCGCGCATTGCAGCCAGAATGGCCTCGTCCGGCACGGCGACAAACGCTCCACCGGTCTGCGTGGCGGCGCGCAGGGCGCGCAGGCCGTCGCGCGGCAGATCCACCGAGATGCTGTCCGCCAGAGTGTCGGCTTTTACGGGCTCGATGGATTCCGTGCCCCGTTTGAAAGCGTTGAAGATCGCCGCCGATCCCCGGGATTGCACTCCGAAAATGCGGGGAATCTCTTCCACCCAGCCCAAAGAAAGCAAATCCTTGAAACCCTTGTGCAATCCCGAAATGATGTTGCCGTCACCGACGGAGACGAAGACCGCATCCGGCGGCTGCCAAACCTGCGCATCCATCGATCCATTCACGATCGTAAGTTGTTCACAGATCTCGAAAGCCGCGGTCTTCTTGCCTTCCGCCGTGAACGGATTGTAACCCGTATTGCGGCAGTACCAATCGAAGGCTTTCGAAGCCTCCAGGCTGAGGTCGAAGGCCTCGTCGTACGTGCCGTCGACGAGAATCACGCGGGCGCCAAAAATCAGTAACTGCGCCACTTTGGCCTTGGGGGCGTTCTTCGGCGCGAGAATCACCGCCGGCATGCCGACCGCCGCCGCCATGCCCGCCAACGCCGCACCGGCGTTGCCCGTCGAAGCGGTGATCACGACATCTGCGCCGATGGCTTCCGCCCGCGCAATGACCACGGCGCTGGCCCGGTCTTTAAATGAAGCGGTGGGGTTGCGTCCGTCGTCTTTCAGCCACAGATCGTGCAAATCAAGCTGCTCTGCCAGGCGCCGAGGTCGAAAAAGCGGGGTCCAGCCAGCCGCACGCAGCGGTGTGCCGGTGTGATCCGGATCACCGACCGGCAGCAGCGGCAAATAACGCCAGAACGATTCGTCGCGCGATGCCATGATCTTGGCGGGATTCGTCGCCTCACGGATGGCCGTTTCGTCGAGCAGGACGTCCAGATTGCCGCCGTCCTGCGGACAGGTGTAGGTGACCTCGCCTTCAGCATATTCCTGGCCACAAATCGAACAGCGGTAGCCTCGAAAGCCGCCCAAGTTACTCTCCCTGAGATTCGGGTGTGGAAAATGCCACACCCAGCGCTGCTGGCGGACGCACGCGCAGCAAGCGCCGCAGTCGCGGTTGAACGCGGCGCGGCATGATCAGCACCAATCGCTCGGTCACGTCGCTGCCCACCAGAAGCAGGACGACGATCATCAGCAGCCACGGTGTTGCGTTGAAAGCCACGACGGACACCTCCGGAAAACGGCGCTGCAGCGCGGCCGCCAGCGCCTTGCTGGCGCCGAAGAGCAGCGAACCGACCGCCCCGCGTATGGGGGACCAGCCGCCGAAGATCACGATCGCCAGGGCGATCCAGCCCAGTCCGCGCGTGTGGCCTTCGCTCCATCCCAACTTGATATCGAGTGAGTACGCCGCGCCGGCAATGCCGACCAGTCCGCCGCCAATCATGGCGTACACGTAGCGCAGGCGGTTGACGTCGACGCCGCGCGCGAAACCGGATTCCGGCCGTTCGCCGGCACTGCGCAAACGCAAACCCGGCTGCGTGCGGAACAGCCACCACCACGTCACACCGATCAGCAAGAAGGCGAAGTAAACTACCGGATCGTGATCGAAGAAAATCGGGCCGAGGATGGGAATGTCCTTGAGGAATGGAATTCCCAGGTGGTGTACACTTTCGCCGGGGATACGGGTGTAATTCTGCCCCAGGAAAGCACTCAATTCATCCCCGAGCAGCGTGAGCACGAAACCCACCGCGAATTGATCCTTGCGCAGACGGATCGATCCGAAGGCGATGATCCAGGCGAAAAACGCCCCCACGAGTGCCGCGGCGAGAAAACCTACCCACACGCTCCCGCTGAGCAAGCCCGCCACGAAGCCCGTCATGGCTGAAAGCAGCATGGTGCCGTCGAGCGAGAGATTGACCACGCCCACCCGCTCGCCGATGGTCTCGCCGCACACGGCGATGATCAACGGCGTGGACTGCAGCACGATGGAAGACAGAATCCGAACCAGCTCGGTGTCATTCATCTTCTTCCACCTCGAGCGTTTTCTGGGAAGGAAGTTTCAGTGAACGGGTGCCGGAAAACAAGAGCACGAACAAGACCATCACGCCGGTGAGAATGCCTCCCAGGGAGGAATGCAGCTGGGTACGCAGCTGCAGGGTGATGGATCCGTTGAGAACGGCGGAGAAAAAGTAGGCGATGAAAGGCGTGAGCAGGATGCGCGTGGCGCTGAGCATAACGACCAACAGCGCAAGGTATCCGATACCGCCCGAAATGCTTTGTCGTAAACTATCGAACCAGCTCAAAACCCGAACCGAGCCGCCCAATCCTGCAAAAGCGCCGCAGATCATCATGGCCAGGATCGTCTCACGCTCGCTCGATACCCCCAGGATGAAAGCCGAGCGGGGATTCTTGCCCAGCGCTTTCAGCCGCAGCCCCCACTTGGTTCCACGCAGCACGAAATAGATCAATGCGATCACGACCAGGGTCATGATCACGGATAACGGGCTGAGTCGTGAATCCCGATACAGCGGCAGCAGGGCTTTCGCTTGAAACGGATCGGTGCCCCGGAACGTCCCGCCTTCCGGCGGCTGCCAGGGGCCTGAAATCAAGTAATTGGTAAATATGATGGCGAGATTATTCAGCGCCAGGCCGCCAAAAATCTCGTGCACTTTCCCGCGCGTCTTGAGCAGCGCTGTGATGCCCGCCCACAACGCACCCGCCGCCATGGCGAGCGACAACTCGAGGATCAAGAGTATCGGCCGGGGCGCATCGATCCGCAACGCTACCCAGCTCGCAGCGACTGCGCCCATGATGATCTGGCCTTCCACGCCGATGTTCCACAATCCGGCGGTAAAGGTCAGGATCAGTCCGGCGGAAGCGAGCGCCAAAGGCACCCAGAAGGCCGTGACGCTCAACACTTTGGTCGAATCCCCAAAGGCGCCCAAAAGCATGGCCCCGAAGCCGTCCATCGGGGAGACGCCAAAGAGGAGCAGGAGCAGACTCGTCACGAGCAACGAGGCAATAATGGCAATCGATACGACGATCCAATTGGGGAGATGCCATCGAATCCGGCGCATCACTCTCCCCCGATCAAATAGCCGAGTTCGTCCGCCGTGGTCTCGTCCGCCTTCACGATACGCGACATCGCACCTCCTGAAAACGCAACAATGCGATCGCTGCGTTCGACCAGTTCGTCCAGATCGGCGGATATGAAGAGAACCGCCGTGCCCGTTTCGACGCGCTGGTATAGAAGCTGCCAGATCCAATCCGCTGAACGGACGTCGAGGCCGCGCGTGGGATGTTCCATCAACAGCAGCTTCAAATCATCCCGCAGCATGGCAAACAGCGAGCGTTGTTGATTGCCGCCGGACAGCGTTTCCACAAACGAGTTCACCTGTCCCACAACTTCGTAGCGTTGAATGCGCGCCTCGGTCTCCCGTTCATAATGGCGCCAGTCGATCAAGAATCCGGGCATGGGATTGGACAAGGCGATGTGCTCCATTAAACTCAAGCCGGCGATGAGCCCCTCCTCCAACCTTCCGGCCGGAAGATATGCCACACCGGCTTGCAGCATTTTTCGATAGGGCCAGCGAGTTACGTCTCGTTGATCGAAAATGATCCTGCCGGCGGAGACGGGCATCAACCCCGCACAGGCCTGCAGGATCAATCGCTGGCCGCTGCCTTCCAGTCCCGCTAAACCAAACACCTCGCCATCACGGATGTTCAGGTCGACGTTCCCGACTTGAAGGCGATCGCCTTCGACTTCGACGTTCTGCAGCTGCAGGAGGGCACTCCCATCGCGTGCGTACGATATACGCGAGCGGCGGGGCGGCAGTTCTTCGAACATCATTTCCACTAACTTTTGAGTCGGACAGGGAATGTCCGCCGAGCCGATCAGTTTGCCCCTGCGAAGTACAAAAACGTGGTCGCACAATTCCTGGATGTCGGACAGCTTGTGCGAAACCAGGATGACCGTTTTGATTTCCTCTTCGGCCAGGCGGCGCAGCGAAGCGAAAAGACTCTCCTTCTGCTCGGCGCTGATGCCGGTCGTCGGCTCATCGAGAATCAGAATTTCGGCGCCGAGTGCAAGAAGCCGCAGCATTTCAAGCTGCTGCCGTTCACCCAGAGAAAGGCTGTCGATGTAAGCATCGAAGTCGACGTGAAAGCCCATTCGATCCGCATTCTGGCACAGTTCATCTTCCGCGCGGGTATAATCCAGAACGACTCGTCGATCCCATCCCAACAGGTAATTCTCGATCACGCGCATGGCCGGAACGTCGAGTGGATCCTGATAGATCATGCCGATTCCCTGCAGAAGCGCATCCGAAGGAGATGAAAAGGCAACCTGTGTCGAATTTAATATGATGCGTCCATCGTCCGGGGGATGATAGCCTGATAATACTTTCATCAACGTGGACTTACCGGCACCGTTCTCTCCCAGCAGACCATAGATCTTGCCGGGTTGAAGCGTAAGGCTGATACCGTCGTTCGCCTTCACGTCTCCGAAATATTTGCGGATGCCTTCTAAAATGACTTCCATTTCCTGTCCCAATACGACGCTTTCCCGATTTTACTAGAGGAGAGCGACTTTCGAGTCGCTCTCCTCAGAAACTTCGCCATCCGCCAGATAAAGCGTGCCGTCCTGTAGATTCAGCGGGCCCTTCCACATGACGATGTCACCCGAAGCCATTCCGGCGATGAAATTATCCAGATTGGCCTTCATCTCGGCTGTCAAACCAGGTCCATCCACCCACCCGACGGGAGATTTATCTTTGTCGTTCAGATCCTGCCAGTAGGGGGGATTCCAGTCCCAGCTTTGAACCCAGGTACCGTCGATCACCGCCTGCGCGGTGGAAAGATACGAGGGACCCCAGTTGAAGTACGGTACGCCCAGGCAGATCTCCGGTTTTTCGTCGCAAGCGCCCTTGTAGTCATAAGGGATTGCCCAGACCCGCTCGCCTTGATCGGCGCGCTGGCCGGCGACGACGATGGCTTCCGTGGTGTCGATGCCGCTGAGGACCACGTCCACACCGCTGTCGAAGAATCCCGTCGTGACTTCCGTCGGATCCAGGGTCACGCCGGGGATGTTGAACCAGAATCCGATCCAGGTGACCGTGAATTCGAGGTCAGACGCGCTCATGCCCCGGTAATTCTCGTAGCAGTAGCGCGCGCCGAGATACGCCGAAGACGCCAGACGGCGGGTCTCGAAATTGATCAGGGGGCCTAGATAGGCGATCTTGCCCGAGTCCGTGGCGAGAGCGGCAGCGCAGCCGGCGATGGCTTTCATCGGCGGCATTTGCCCCATGAAATTGCCTTCGTTGGGCGGCGCGACTCCGGCATCCTGGCCTTCCGCCCAGGCATCGTCACCGGAGACACTGATGAAGGTTACATCGGGATATTTCTCCGCCGCACCCACGGTGTCCTCTTCGAACTCGTCCGAGGTGGTGAAGACCAATTGGGCGCCCTGGGCGACCATGTCGTCCACCACGCCTTCCAGCGTGGCTTCCGGTTTATCTGCCGGGTTGAGGCTTTCGAAGACGATCATGCGCGCACCGGGAAGATTCTGCTCTACATATAGCCCGCCTTCGTAATGCGCCTGGCTCCAACCGTGGTCGTTCTTGGGTCCGACCAGGATCACGCCGAAGACGAATTCCTTGGGAGCTTCCTCGGTGGCGCTAGCGCATGCCGCCAGAGCCAGTGAAAAGATAACGATCAACGCAATGAATTTCCACACTTTCGAAGTGTCCATGAAATCTCCTCCTGGATACAGTACGATCGAACAGACCATTTGAACGAGGGTTCGAATTGCTTTACGCTACCATCACCTCCCTTCGGCACCCAGATCGTAATTCGTTTATCCCAATCCGATGTGCGTTCCCGTTTGACCGGACAACGCTCGCTCGATGTTCTCCGGACTGGTAATGATGGCATCCGTGCCACCATGCTCGAGGAAATAGATGATCGACTTAATCTTGGGTTCCATACTTCCTTTGGCGAAATGCCCTTCGGCAAGGTACTTTTTCGCCTCATCGATGGTCATACGATCCAACCAACGTTGATCCGGTTTGCGGTAGTTCAAGGCAACCTTTTCCACGGAAGTGGATATCAACAGCAGATCGGCATGGATGTCGATGGCCAGCATCGCTGAAGCGAAATCCTTATCGATGACCGCCTCCACGCCGATCAGGTCGCCCGATTCCGTCTCGATGACCGGGATGCCGCCGCCGCCCACACCAATGATGACGAAGCCGGCATCGATCAGCGTTTGTATCGCATCACATTGTAATATCTTCTGGGGATACGGGGAGGGAACCACGCGCCGCCAGCCACGACCCGCATCTTCGACGATCGACCAGCCTTCCTTCTCGCTGCGCACGTGTGCCGTCTCGTGATCCATGAAAGAGCCGATGGGCTTCGTCGGATTTTGGAAGGCCGGATCTTCCGAGTCCACGAGGACTTCCGTCACTACCGTGGCCGCTCGTTTATCCATCCCGCGTCGGCGAAATTCATTATACAGCGCGATCTGGAACATGTATCCGATCGCGCCCTGCGTGTCCGCGCCGCAGTAATCCAGGGGAACGGGATGCAGCTCGTGCAAGGACAGCTCCGAACGGCGCTGGATGAATCCGACTTGCGGTCCGTTGCCGTGGGTGATCACGATTTCCCATCCCGATTCGATCATTCCTGCGATGTGGGTGACGGTTTCGGAAACAGCCGCAAGCTGGTCAGGCACCGTCTTGTGCTGTTTATCTTTGATCAGCGAGTTGCCACCCACTGCCAGAACAGCAACCATCTTGTCATCTTTGTTTGACATTTGGCCCTTTCCCACTAGCGCATGGTCAGCGCCATCACCGCCTTCTGGGCGTGCAGCCGGTTCTCGGCCTGGTCAAAAACGACACTCTGCGGCCCGTCGATGACGCCGTCGGTCACCTCGATGTTACGATCTGCCGGCAGGGGATGCATGTAGATCGCATCCGATTTGGCGAGACTCAATTTCTCCTCGTCCGTGATCCAACCCTGATACTTATCCTGCAGTCGCTTGCCCTGATCCGCATCGATCGTTGTCATCAGCGGACCCCACGATTTGGCGTAGACGATGTCTGCGTCCTTGAAGCCCTTTTTCATGTCGTCGACGATTTCGAAACCGGTCCCGTTAGCCTTCGCCAGCGCCTGGGCTTCCTGCACGATTTCGGGCATGAGTTCGAATTCGGGTGGATGAGCGAGTACGACGTCCAATCCAAAGCGGGGCATTTGTAAAATCAGCGACTGCGGAACGGATATAGGCTTTAGATAGGAGGCCGCATAGGCCCAGGAAACCACCATTTTCTTGCCGCGCAGCATATGCCCCTTCTTCTCGTAGATGGTCATC
It encodes:
- a CDS encoding ATP-binding cassette domain-containing protein gives rise to the protein MEVILEGIRKYFGDVKANDGISLTLQPGKIYGLLGENGAGKSTLMKVLSGYHPPDDGRIILNSTQVAFSSPSDALLQGIGMIYQDPLDVPAMRVIENYLLGWDRRVVLDYTRAEDELCQNADRMGFHVDFDAYIDSLSLGERQQLEMLRLLALGAEILILDEPTTGISAEQKESLFASLRRLAEEEIKTVILVSHKLSDIQELCDHVFVLRRGKLIGSADIPCPTQKLVEMMFEELPPRRSRISYARDGSALLQLQNVEVEGDRLQVGNVDLNIRDGEVFGLAGLEGSGQRLILQACAGLMPVSAGRIIFDQRDVTRWPYRKMLQAGVAYLPAGRLEEGLIAGLSLMEHIALSNPMPGFLIDWRHYERETEARIQRYEVVGQVNSFVETLSGGNQQRSLFAMLRDDLKLLLMEHPTRGLDVRSADWIWQLLYQRVETGTAVLFISADLDELVERSDRIVAFSGGAMSRIVKADETTADELGYLIGGE
- a CDS encoding glycosyltransferase family 2 protein, encoding MTKSGESVTYTIAVPVYNEVESLPELYQRVHKAMDSLGAAWELVLVDDGSTDGSTEVMQSLAEEDAHVRPVIFARNFGHQIALTAGLDYSRGAAVIVMDADLQDPPEVIPDLIDKWRQGYEVVYAVRERRQGETLFKKLTASIFYRLINRITDVNLPLDAGDFRLLDRKVVNTLNRMREKHRFPRGMTVWVGFRQIGVPYERAARFAGETKYPFSKMFRLAINAITSFSYFPLQLATYIGFVCAGVSALAIPVVIALRLAGNQAFFGQATTLIAVLFLGGVQLISLGIIGEYLGRLYDEARDRPLYIVRQAPDEGEK
- a CDS encoding BMP family ABC transporter substrate-binding protein, coding for MDTSKVWKFIALIVIFSLALAACASATEEAPKEFVFGVILVGPKNDHGWSQAHYEGGLYVEQNLPGARMIVFESLNPADKPEATLEGVVDDMVAQGAQLVFTTSDEFEEDTVGAAEKYPDVTFISVSGDDAWAEGQDAGVAPPNEGNFMGQMPPMKAIAGCAAALATDSGKIAYLGPLINFETRRLASSAYLGARYCYENYRGMSASDLEFTVTWIGFWFNIPGVTLDPTEVTTGFFDSGVDVVLSGIDTTEAIVVAGQRADQGERVWAIPYDYKGACDEKPEICLGVPYFNWGPSYLSTAQAVIDGTWVQSWDWNPPYWQDLNDKDKSPVGWVDGPGLTAEMKANLDNFIAGMASGDIVMWKGPLNLQDGTLYLADGEVSEESDSKVALL
- a CDS encoding ornithine carbamoyltransferase, giving the protein MQTDLRGRDLIGDLDFSREEVETVLEVAFDLKRKRALGEPHAYLRDKVLAMLFFFSSTRTRGSFEAGMAQLGGHAAFIESRTTQISHGDTEKEMGAIFGRYFDGIAIRHVDWQVGNHYINDVAQASRVPVLNMQCDLYHPHQCLADLMTIYEKKGHMLRGKKMVVSWAYAASYLKPISVPQSLILQMPRFGLDVVLAHPPEFELMPEIVQEAQALAKANGTGFEIVDDMKKGFKDADIVYAKSWGPLMTTIDADQGKRLQDKYQGWITDEEKLSLAKSDAIYMHPLPADRNIEVTDGVIDGPQSVVFDQAENRLHAQKAVMALTMR
- the thrC gene encoding threonine synthase, translating into MGGFRGYRCSICGQEYAEGEVTYTCPQDGGNLDVLLDETAIREATNPAKIMASRDESFWRYLPLLPVGDPDHTGTPLRAAGWTPLFRPRRLAEQLDLHDLWLKDDGRNPTASFKDRASAVVIARAEAIGADVVITASTGNAGAALAGMAAAVGMPAVILAPKNAPKAKVAQLLIFGARVILVDGTYDEAFDLSLEASKAFDWYCRNTGYNPFTAEGKKTAAFEICEQLTIVNGSMDAQVWQPPDAVFVSVGDGNIISGLHKGFKDLLSLGWVEEIPRIFGVQSRGSAAIFNAFKRGTESIEPVKADTLADSISVDLPRDGLRALRAATQTGGAFVAVPDEAILAAMRDLARQAGVFAEPAGATAYAGLVQAVAQGLVDSRDRIVVLNTGNGLKDIPAAMQAAGEPVVIQPDLGELRRVLDAA
- the arcC gene encoding carbamate kinase translates to MSNKDDKMVAVLAVGGNSLIKDKQHKTVPDQLAAVSETVTHIAGMIESGWEIVITHGNGPQVGFIQRRSELSLHELHPVPLDYCGADTQGAIGYMFQIALYNEFRRRGMDKRAATVVTEVLVDSEDPAFQNPTKPIGSFMDHETAHVRSEKEGWSIVEDAGRGWRRVVPSPYPQKILQCDAIQTLIDAGFVIIGVGGGGIPVIETESGDLIGVEAVIDKDFASAMLAIDIHADLLLISTSVEKVALNYRKPDQRWLDRMTIDEAKKYLAEGHFAKGSMEPKIKSIIYFLEHGGTDAIITSPENIERALSGQTGTHIGLG
- a CDS encoding pyridoxal-phosphate dependent enzyme, giving the protein MIDLTVHEESLARTIERARERNIVIPTFAMMKNPDLMPERIKKELKGIGLWDIVPQNLFRITWKNDPQPKGGGFDGVNTLELPKSLTGVDARIIALVGKWFPTGAHKVGAAFGCLVPRLVTGQFDPTTQKAVWPSTGNYCRGGAYDSTLLACESVAILPEGMSKERFDWLASVAGEVIKTPGSESNVKEIFDKCWELRQSGEDLVIFNQFEEFGNYLWHYEITGHAMQEVLERELGSKDRYRGVVLTTGSAGTIACGDYLKQLFPDSKVAAGEALQCPTLLENGFGAHRIEGIGDKHVPWIHDVKNTDMVIDLDDNVIVNLARLFNEEEGRKYLVDRGVPDKLVAQLDLLGFSSIANLTMAVKFAKYYELGPQDVVLTVFTDSMELYQSRLREMHDEFGEYSECDAAVAYERYMLGLTTDHLLELRYTDRRRVHNLKYYTWVEQQGKTYKEIVAQWEDDDYWTEIQELVPQIDTLIADFNQKVGLLA
- a CDS encoding ABC transporter permease; this translates as MNDTELVRILSSIVLQSTPLIIAVCGETIGERVGVVNLSLDGTMLLSAMTGFVAGLLSGSVWVGFLAAALVGAFFAWIIAFGSIRLRKDQFAVGFVLTLLGDELSAFLGQNYTRIPGESVHHLGIPFLKDIPILGPIFFDHDPVVYFAFLLIGVTWWWLFRTQPGLRLRSAGERPESGFARGVDVNRLRYVYAMIGGGLVGIAGAAYSLDIKLGWSEGHTRGLGWIALAIVIFGGWSPIRGAVGSLLFGASKALAAALQRRFPEVSVVAFNATPWLLMIVVLLLVGSDVTERLVLIMPRRVQPRLRRLLRVRPPAALGVAFSTPESQGE
- a CDS encoding ABC transporter permease; its protein translation is MRRIRWHLPNWIVVSIAIIASLLVTSLLLLLFGVSPMDGFGAMLLGAFGDSTKVLSVTAFWVPLALASAGLILTFTAGLWNIGVEGQIIMGAVAASWVALRIDAPRPILLILELSLAMAAGALWAGITALLKTRGKVHEIFGGLALNNLAIIFTNYLISGPWQPPEGGTFRGTDPFQAKALLPLYRDSRLSPLSVIMTLVVIALIYFVLRGTKWGLRLKALGKNPRSAFILGVSSERETILAMMICGAFAGLGGSVRVLSWFDSLRQSISGGIGYLALLVVMLSATRILLTPFIAYFFSAVLNGSITLQLRTQLHSSLGGILTGVMVLFVLLFSGTRSLKLPSQKTLEVEEDE